In Limibacillus sp., the following are encoded in one genomic region:
- a CDS encoding ChaN family lipoprotein, with protein MSSLTAGSSSAAEPKLLGDHPLAGTLWRTDVGVEISQVDLAGPLRDARYLLLGEKHDNALHHALQARLLALLVEAGRRPAVVWEMLEPQHQPVMEAARLEELGPLGAALEWEARGWPSWPDYAGIAGVALLNDLPQSAGQPPRELIRGLARGEALPEEQAARLGWERDYSEAQLDPLLEQLSASHCGFLPDEALPGMAKVQRLRDAWMAAAMKEAGREDGAVLIAGAQHVREDRGVPWLLEEEALTVAFVEVRRGEEDPEAYDAFDPALFDFVWFTPRVDEDDPCERFREQMKQSGKG; from the coding sequence TTGTCTTCCTTGACCGCCGGGTCCAGCTCGGCGGCGGAGCCAAAGCTGCTCGGCGATCACCCCTTGGCCGGCACCCTTTGGCGAACCGACGTCGGGGTGGAGATCAGCCAGGTCGATCTGGCCGGACCGCTGCGCGATGCACGCTATCTGCTGCTCGGCGAGAAGCACGACAATGCCCTGCACCACGCTCTCCAGGCCCGGCTGCTCGCCCTGCTGGTCGAAGCCGGCCGGCGACCCGCGGTGGTCTGGGAGATGTTGGAGCCGCAGCACCAACCCGTCATGGAAGCGGCCAGGCTGGAGGAACTCGGGCCACTGGGAGCAGCCCTCGAATGGGAGGCGCGGGGTTGGCCGAGTTGGCCTGACTACGCGGGCATCGCGGGTGTCGCACTCCTGAACGACCTGCCCCAGTCCGCCGGGCAGCCGCCCCGAGAATTGATCCGGGGCCTGGCGCGCGGCGAGGCTCTGCCGGAAGAGCAAGCGGCGCGGCTCGGCTGGGAGCGGGACTATAGCGAGGCCCAACTCGATCCCCTGCTGGAGCAGCTCTCGGCGTCCCACTGTGGCTTCTTGCCGGACGAAGCGCTGCCCGGCATGGCGAAGGTGCAGCGCCTGCGCGACGCCTGGATGGCGGCCGCCATGAAGGAGGCGGGACGGGAAGATGGCGCGGTCCTGATCGCCGGCGCCCAGCACGTGCGCGAGGACCGAGGCGTGCCCTGGCTTCTGGAGGAGGAGGCGCTGACCGTCGCCTTCGTCGAGGTACGGCGGGGCGAGGAAGACCCCGAAGCCTATGATGCCTTCGACCCGGCGCTCTTCGATTTCGTCTGGTTCACCCCGCGCGTCGACGAGGACGACCCTTGCGAGCGCTTCCGCGAGCAGATGAAACAGTCCGGAAAGGGCTGA
- the speB gene encoding agmatinase — MSEHGYDKGRLNLPFVGICSFGKQPVCTDWDAIEADAAILGAPFDMGTQYRAGARFGPRAIREASTLFSFGHGGAYDFEDDVTYLPVDKVKLVDIGDADMIHTDTLKSHDNIELGVRKILKAGALPVVLGGDHSVHIPCIRAFDDQPPVHIVHIDAHLDFVDERHGVRYGHGNPLRRASEMKHVTGFTQLGIRNVSSSNRSDYEAARKAGSDILSVRQFRKLGVEGVLDRIPEGVRYYATIDVDGFDPSIAPGTGTPSHGGFQYYEVLELFQGLSRKGEIVGIDFVEVAPDYDQGGTTAFLAAQFLMNVLGFIFHAKGKSS; from the coding sequence ATGAGCGAGCACGGCTACGACAAGGGACGGCTGAACCTTCCCTTCGTCGGCATCTGCAGTTTCGGCAAGCAGCCCGTCTGCACGGACTGGGACGCCATCGAGGCCGATGCCGCGATCCTGGGCGCGCCCTTCGACATGGGCACGCAGTACCGGGCCGGCGCGCGCTTCGGCCCGCGCGCGATTCGCGAGGCCTCGACCCTCTTTTCCTTCGGGCACGGCGGCGCCTACGACTTCGAGGACGATGTCACCTACCTGCCGGTCGACAAGGTGAAGCTGGTGGACATCGGCGATGCCGACATGATCCACACCGACACCCTGAAGAGCCACGACAACATCGAACTCGGCGTGCGCAAGATCCTGAAGGCGGGCGCGCTGCCGGTGGTGCTCGGTGGCGACCATTCGGTGCACATCCCCTGCATCCGCGCCTTCGACGATCAGCCGCCGGTCCACATCGTCCACATCGATGCGCACCTGGATTTCGTCGACGAGCGCCACGGCGTGCGCTATGGCCATGGCAATCCCCTGCGCCGCGCCTCGGAGATGAAGCACGTGACCGGCTTCACGCAGCTTGGGATCCGCAATGTCTCTTCCTCCAACCGCAGCGACTACGAGGCGGCGCGCAAGGCGGGGTCCGACATCCTTTCTGTGCGCCAGTTCCGCAAGCTGGGCGTGGAAGGCGTCCTGGACCGCATTCCCGAGGGCGTCCGATACTATGCGACCATCGACGTCGACGGCTTCGATCCCTCGATCGCCCCCGGCACCGGCACGCCCAGCCACGGCGGCTTCCAGTACTACGAGGTGCTGGAGCTGTTCCAGGGGCTGAGCCGGAAGGGCGAGATCGTCGGCATCGACTTCGTCGAGGTGGCGCCGGACTACGACCAGGGCGGCACCACGGCTTTCCTGGCCGCCCAGTTCCTGATGAACGTCCTGGGCTTCATCTTTCACGCCAAGGGCAAGAGCAGCTAG
- a CDS encoding cupin domain-containing protein: MELNADFDKRALVHAADEPWVASPMKGVERRMLDRIGGEVARATSIVRYAEGSHFSPHVHHGGEEFLVLDGVFQDEHGDYPAGSYVRNPPRSRHTPGAAAGCLLFVKLWQFDPEDPTFVRLDSAKMPRLPAPGRPGVDLVPLFKDEREEVRLEHWAPCARIDLDLPGGLELLLLEGGLTWSGETLKPHSWARLPKGDRLVAEAGAEGAKLWVKEGHLRQKPQAPDPD, translated from the coding sequence ATGGAACTGAACGCAGACTTCGATAAGCGCGCCCTGGTCCATGCCGCCGACGAGCCCTGGGTCGCCTCGCCCATGAAGGGGGTGGAGCGCCGCATGCTCGACCGGATAGGCGGAGAGGTCGCGCGCGCCACCTCCATCGTGCGCTACGCCGAGGGCAGCCACTTCAGCCCCCATGTGCATCACGGCGGGGAGGAGTTCCTGGTGCTGGACGGCGTGTTCCAGGACGAACACGGCGACTACCCGGCGGGCAGCTACGTGCGCAATCCGCCCCGCTCGCGCCATACCCCGGGTGCGGCGGCGGGCTGCCTGCTCTTCGTCAAGCTCTGGCAGTTCGATCCGGAGGACCCAACCTTCGTGCGCCTGGACAGCGCGAAGATGCCGCGTCTGCCCGCTCCTGGCCGTCCGGGCGTCGACCTGGTTCCGCTGTTCAAGGACGAGCGGGAGGAGGTGCGCCTGGAGCATTGGGCGCCCTGCGCGCGGATCGACCTCGATCTGCCCGGCGGTCTGGAACTGCTGCTGTTGGAGGGCGGGCTGACGTGGTCCGGGGAGACCTTGAAGCCCCATTCCTGGGCCCGCTTGCCGAAGGGCGACCGGCTGGTCGCCGAAGCGGGGGCGGAGGGCGCCAAGCTCTGGGTCAAGGAAGGCCACCTGAGGCAAAAGCCCCAGGCGCCGGACCCGGATTGA
- a CDS encoding glutathione S-transferase family protein — protein MKLYGNFLSPYTRRVAISLHLLEIPFELETLSVFTTPDPVRPHNPLVRIPTLLLDDGEAVFESAAILDALDMMMPPEKRLVPAEGKARRDVLRTCALATGVMDKAVWAFYEGRFRPAEIVHQPWIDHNEKQVLSGLEALEEQVSALGDEAWLSGGEAMNQADVTTGVAIAFANKVRPNLEILARHPALAAYSARCEQTAAFRSAPVPD, from the coding sequence ATGAAACTCTATGGCAACTTCCTGTCCCCCTACACGCGGCGCGTGGCGATCAGCCTTCATCTGCTGGAGATCCCCTTTGAACTGGAGACGCTCTCGGTCTTCACGACGCCCGACCCCGTCCGCCCGCATAACCCACTGGTCCGGATCCCGACCCTGCTGCTGGACGATGGGGAAGCCGTGTTCGAAAGCGCGGCCATCCTGGATGCGCTCGACATGATGATGCCGCCGGAAAAGCGTCTGGTGCCCGCCGAAGGCAAGGCCCGGCGCGACGTCTTGAGGACTTGCGCCCTTGCCACCGGCGTCATGGACAAGGCGGTCTGGGCCTTCTACGAGGGTCGTTTCCGGCCCGCGGAGATCGTCCATCAGCCTTGGATCGACCACAACGAGAAGCAGGTTCTGAGCGGCCTTGAGGCGCTGGAAGAACAGGTTTCCGCGCTGGGCGACGAGGCTTGGTTGAGTGGCGGCGAAGCCATGAACCAGGCGGACGTCACCACCGGCGTCGCCATCGCCTTTGCCAACAAGGTGCGCCCGAACCTGGAAATCCTGGCGCGCCACCCGGCGCTGGCCGCCTACTCCGCCCGCTGCGAACAGACGGCGGCCTTCCGCTCGGCCCCGGTTCCCGACTAG
- a CDS encoding DMT family transporter codes for MTAQEEKSLPGSVWRSPTIWVLFVTLLWGVYWVPIMFVEARGFSAVWPGLLLNLGALALSAAILLYRRPALARFLEGRTLAGGFLFGLAITLYASSLLATDVARAVLLFYMSPAWSTLIEMVFMGRRAGPRRFAALGLSAAGLLVLTGGEVDFSDQAGLGDAMALASGLAWAVGSALLFGGKGTDLRIGSFHCLLGAVASGLLLLLFIPSQAEAALGDWLGGLVIGAAYMLPIVVICFWGALSLPPGKLGFLLTGEIVSGLLSAAIFLDQPFGWSEAGGAVLICLAAGSEALAQDGKAAKAL; via the coding sequence ATGACGGCACAGGAAGAAAAGAGCCTCCCCGGTTCCGTTTGGCGGAGTCCGACGATTTGGGTGCTCTTCGTCACGCTGCTCTGGGGCGTCTACTGGGTTCCCATCATGTTCGTCGAGGCGCGCGGCTTCTCAGCGGTTTGGCCTGGCTTGCTGCTGAACCTCGGGGCGCTCGCCTTGTCCGCCGCCATCCTGCTCTACCGCCGGCCCGCTCTGGCGCGCTTCTTGGAGGGGCGCACGCTTGCGGGCGGCTTTCTCTTCGGCTTGGCGATCACGCTCTACGCCAGCTCCCTGCTGGCGACGGACGTGGCGCGCGCCGTGCTGCTGTTCTACATGTCGCCCGCCTGGAGCACCCTGATCGAGATGGTCTTCATGGGCCGCCGCGCGGGCCCGCGCCGCTTCGCCGCGCTGGGCTTGAGCGCGGCGGGACTCCTGGTCCTGACCGGCGGCGAGGTCGACTTCAGCGATCAGGCGGGACTGGGCGACGCCATGGCCCTGGCCTCGGGTCTGGCCTGGGCGGTCGGCAGCGCGCTTCTGTTCGGTGGCAAGGGAACGGACCTCCGCATCGGCAGCTTCCACTGCCTGCTGGGGGCCGTCGCCAGCGGCCTTCTATTGCTGCTTTTCATTCCCAGCCAGGCCGAGGCCGCGCTGGGCGACTGGTTGGGCGGCCTCGTGATCGGTGCCGCCTACATGCTGCCGATCGTGGTGATCTGCTTTTGGGGCGCCTTGAGCCTGCCGCCGGGCAAGCTGGGATTCCTCCTGACCGGAGAGATCGTCTCGGGCCTTTTGTCCGCCGCGATCTTCCTCGATCAACCCTTCGGTTGGAGCGAAGCGGGAGGGGCCGTGCTCATCTGCCTTGCCGCCGGCAGCGAAGCGTTGGCCCAGGACGGGAAAGCGGCCAAGGCATTATGA
- a CDS encoding cupin domain-containing protein has protein sequence MVKAVDINAVLQELPLLKDRTRHTSEAEAGPAFATLAEFGDGGIFAGSFQGESSWERHPAGDEIVQVLGGRTRLTILTGEGEQVLEMSAGHVTVVPKGCWHRFEAPEGVTVMTATPLPTEHSVEDPKIV, from the coding sequence ATGGTCAAAGCCGTAGACATCAACGCGGTTCTGCAGGAGTTGCCGCTTCTGAAGGACCGGACGCGCCACACCAGCGAAGCGGAGGCAGGGCCCGCCTTCGCGACCCTTGCCGAGTTCGGCGACGGCGGAATCTTCGCGGGCAGCTTCCAGGGTGAGAGCTCCTGGGAGCGGCACCCTGCGGGTGACGAGATCGTGCAAGTGCTTGGCGGACGCACCCGCCTCACCATCCTGACCGGCGAAGGTGAGCAGGTCTTGGAGATGAGCGCCGGTCACGTGACCGTCGTTCCCAAGGGCTGCTGGCACCGCTTCGAGGCGCCGGAAGGCGTCACCGTAATGACCGCCACACCGCTCCCCACTGAACACTCCGTGGAAGACCCGAAGATCGTCTAG